One region of Solea senegalensis isolate Sse05_10M linkage group LG14, IFAPA_SoseM_1, whole genome shotgun sequence genomic DNA includes:
- the LOC122780825 gene encoding vitellogenin-2-like, giving the protein MRVFVLALTVALAAGYQVSFAPEFALGKTYVYKYEAVLMGGLPEEGLARAGLKIRSKVLINPAAADTFVLKLLDPELFEYSGIWPKDAFIPATKLTSALAAQLLTPIKFEYSNGVVGRVFAPAGISATVLNIYRGIINILQLNIKKTQNVYELQEPGVQGVCKTHYVISEDAKAERIHLTKTKDMDNCQERIIKDIGLAYTKKCLECEATGKSLKGAAAFNYVMKPLPTGALILEATATELIQFSPFNILNGAAQMEAKQTLTFLEILKTPVEPIQADYLHRGSLQYEFGSELLQNPIQLLRISNAEAQIVEVLNHLVTFNVAKVHEDAPLKFLELIQLLRVARFESIEALWNQFKARPDHRHWIIDAVPAIGNHAALRFIKEKFLADELTIAEAAQALLASVHMVTADLESIKLTEGLLMNRKIQENPILREIVMLGYGTLVAKYCVENPSCPAELVRPIHELAVEALAKGNIEELTVALKVLGNAGHHSSLKPIMKFLPGFGSAAANLPLRVHIDAVLALRNIAKKEPKMIQEMAVQMFMDKALHPELRMVAAIVLFETKLPMGLVTVLADALLKEKNLQIASFVYSYMKAMTKNTAPDFASVAAACNVAVKILSPKFDRLSSSFSRAFYVDAYHNPWMIGAAATAFYINDAATVLPRAVVAKARTYLAGAYADVLEVGVRTEGIQEALLKIKEAPHNADRITKMKQVMKALSEWRAHPNSQPLASVNVKFFGQEIAFANVDKAIVDQIIELASGPSVNAHGRQALDALLSGFSLHYAKPLLLAEVRRIIPTAAGLPMELSFYTAAVAAASVEFHATVTPPLPENFHATQLLKSDISVRAAIAPSVSIHTYAVMGVNTALIQASLLSRARVHTIVPAKMEARIDMIKGNFKLQLLPVQGIDKIASALVETFAVARNVEDLTAAKFTPIIPAEPAVQTSSKLASSIADDMSLSSELISDDLPRKLVNRLKLPVAYEKKMCAAIEVFGIKACTEVQSRNAAFIRDSPLYAIIGKHAVMVEVSPVAGPVIERIEIEIQVGDKAAEKILKVIRISDEEEILEDKNVLMKLKKILVPGLNNRTAVSSSSSSSRASLSSSASSKSSRSYSSSASSSSSHSSRTQSKQELHDMKFEKNHIHQHSISSAMVNSKSSARSFEAIYNKAKYLANTVTPTVTVLIRAVRADHKVQGYQIAAYLDRTTARLQIILANLAENDHFRICADGVLLSNNKLMAKLAWGIECKQYQTEITAETGLVNQMPAFRLKLTWDKLPRNLQPYAKDVSEYISRVAREMGVDLAKVKNVRNQIKLTVAVATEKSLNLVLKTPKTTISKLGISLPLSLPIGNTPAELQVYQDNWADKIIHLLTKAHAAECSLVKDTLITFNNRKLKNEMPHSCYQVLAQDCTKELKFIVLLKRDQMQQQNQISLKIANIDVDMYPKNNAIALMVNGVEVPISNLPYHHPEGKLQILQREDGITLHAPSLGLQEVFFSLSILKVKVVDWMRGQTCGMCGNADGEVRQEYRTPNQRQTKNAVSYAHSWVLPGKSCRDASECYMKLESVKLEKQMILHGQESKCYSVEPVLRCLPGCMPVRTTTVTVGFHCVPADSNMNRSEGLSSIFEKSIDLQETAEAHLACRCTAQCA; this is encoded by the exons ATGAGAGTGTTCGTGCTAGCTCTCACTGTTGCCCTTGCAG CGGGGTACCAGGTCAGTTTCG CCCCAGAATTTGCTCTTGGAAAGACCTACGTGTACAAATATGAAGCAGTTCTTATGGGTGGCCTGCCTGAAGAGGGCCTGGCACGGGCTGGACTGAAAATCCGCAGCAAAGTTTTGATCAATCCGGCAGCTGCTGACACCTTTGTGCTGAAG CTTTTAGACCCTGAACTCTTTGAGTACAGTGGCATCTGGCCCAAAGATGCTTTCATTCCTGCCACCAAGCTCACCTCAGCCTTGGCTGCTCAGCTGTTGACACCCATCAAGTTTGAGTATTCTAACGGTGTTGTTGGTAGGGTGTTTGCACCGGCTGGCATCTCTGCTACTGTACTAAATATCTACAGGGGAATCATTAATATCTTGCAGCTGAACATCAAGAAGACTCAGAATGTTTATGAACTGCAAGAG CCTGGAGTCCAGGGTGTGTGCAAGACACACTATGTCATCAGTGAGGACGCGAAGGCTGAACGCATTCATCTGACCAAGACCAAAGACATGGACAATTGTCAGGAGAGAATCATTAAGGACATTGGCTTGGCTTACACCAAGAAATGCCTTGAGTGTGAAGCT ACAGGGAAGTCCCTGAAGGGAGCCGCTGCCTTTAACTACGTCATGAAGCCACTGCCCACAGGTGCTCTGATCTTGGAGGCAACTGCTACAGAACTGATTCAGTTCTCTCCTTTTAACATCTTGAATGGTGCTGCTCAGATGGAAGCAAA GCAAACCCTAACCTTCTTGGAGATTTTGAAGACCCCAGTGGAGCCCATCCAAGCAGATTATCTACACCGTGGATCCCTGCAGTACGAGTTTGGTAGTGAGCTACTTCAGAATCCTATCCAGCTTCTGAGGATTAGCAATGCTGAGGCTCAG attGTTGAGGTCCTGAACCACCTGGTGACCTTCAACGTGGCCAAAGTCCATGAAGATGCCCCTCTGAAGTTCCTTGAGCTCATCCAGCTGCTGCGTGTGGCCAGATTTGAGAGTATTGAAGCTCTCTGGAATCAGTTCAAAGCTAGACCTGACCACAG GCACTGGATTATCGATGCTGTTCCCGCCATTGGTAATCATGCTGCTCTGAGGTTCATCAAGGAAAAGTTCCTGgctgatgagctgactattGCTGAAGCTGCTCAAGCTCTGTTGGCATCAGTGCACATGGTGACAGCTGACCTGGAATCCATCAAGCTTACTGAG GGTCTGTTAATGAACCGCAAAATCCAAGAAAACCCAATCCTGCGTGAGATTGTCATGCTTGGCTATGGTACTCTGGTTGCCAAATACTGTGTAGAGAATCCATCTTGCCCAGCTGAACTTGTGCGG CCCATCCATGAGCTTGCTGTCGAGGCTCTTGCCAAAGGTAATATCGAGGAGCTCACTGTTGCTTTGAAAGTCCTGGGTAATGCTGGACATCATTCAAGCCTTAAGCCAATCATGAAGTTCCTGCCTGGTTTTGGAAGTGCTGCTGCTAATCTGCCACTCAGAGTTCACATTGATGCTGTTTTGGCCCTGAGGAACATTGCAAAGAAAGAGCCCAAGATG ATCCAGGAAATGGCTGTTCAGATGTTCATGGACAAGGCTCTCCACCCAGAGCTTCGTATGGTTGCTGCTATTGTGTTGTTTGAGACAAAGCTGCCCATGGGTCTGGTGACCGTCCTTGCTGACGCCCTCTTGAAAGAGAAAAATCTGCAGATTGCCAGCTTTGTCTACTCTTATATGAAGGCCATGACCAAGAACACTGCTCCTGATTTTGCTTCAGT TGCCGCAGCCTGCAATGTTGCTGTTAAGATCCTCAGTCCCAAATTTGACAGACTTAGCTCCAGCTTCAGCAGAGCTTTCTATGTAGATGCCTACCATA ATCCCTGGATGATtggtgctgctgccactgccttCTACATTAATGATGCTGCAACTGTTTTACCAAGAGCAGTTGTAGCCAAAGCTCGCACCTACTTGGCTGGAGCTTACGCTGATGTTCTTGAG GTTGGAGTAAGAACTGAGGGAATTCAGGAGGCCCTTCTAAAAATCAAGGAGGCTCCACATAATGCTGACAGGATCACCAAGATGAAACAAGTGATGAAGGCT CTGTCTGAGTGGAGGGCTCATCCTAATAGCCAACCCCTGGCCTCAGTGAATGTGAAGTTCTTTGGACAGGAAATTGCATTTGCCAATGTTGACAAAGCCATTGTTGATCAGATTATTGAG CTGGCCAGCGGACCTTCTGTCAACGCTCATGGCAGACAGGCTCTGGATGCTCTGCTGTCTGGTTTCTCACTGCATTATGCTAAACCACTGCTGCTTGCTGAGGTCCGTCGCATCATTCCCACTGCTGCTGGTCTGCCCATGGAGCTGAGTTTCTACACTGCCGCTGTGGCAGCTGCTTCCGTTGAAT tCCATGCCACTGTGACACCACCACTGCCTGAGAATTTCCATGCTACCCAGCTTTTGAAGTCTGACATCAGCGTCAGGGCTGCCATTGCTCCAAG CGTTTCCATTCACACCTATGCAGTTATGGGTGTGAACACTGCTTTGATCCAAGCTTCCCTGCTGTCAAGAGCCAGAGTTCACACCATTGTTCCTGCAAAGATGGAAGCAAGAATTGACATGATTAAGGGCAACTTCAAGCTGCAGCTCCTGCCTGTTCAGGGCATTGATAAGATCGCATCTGCACT TGTTGAGACTTTTGCTGTTGCAAGAAATGTAGAAGATCTTACAGCTGCTAAGTTCACACCAATAATTCCAGCTGAGCCTGCAGTTCAGACCTCATCAAAATTAGCATCCTCAATTGCTGATGACATG TCACTATCATCTGAGCTCATTTCTGATGACCTGCCAAGAAAACTTGTGAACAGACTGAAACTGCCCGTGGCctatgagaaaaaaatgtgtgctgCAATCGAAGTCTTTGGAATAAAGGCATGCACTGAGGTTCAATCCCGTAATGCTGCATTCATCAGAGATAGTCCACTCTATGCAATCATTGGAAAGCACGCTGTCATGGTTGAGGTGTCTCCAG TTGCTGGACCAGTCATTGAGAGGATTGAAATTGAGATTCAGGTTGgagacaaagcagcagaaaagATCCTCAAGGTGATCCGTATCAGTGATGAAGAGGAAATTCTTGAGGACAAGAATGTCCTGatgaaacttaaaaaaatcttGGTTCCGGGTCTGAATAACAGGACAGCAGTTTCTTCTAGCTCAAGCAGCTCCCGTGCaagcctctcctcctctgcatcaTCCAAGTCTTCAAGAAGTTACTCCAGCAGTGCTTCATCATCTAGCAGCCACAGCTCCAGAACTCAGTCCAAG CAGGAACTGCATGACATGAAGTTCGAAAAGAACCACATCCACCAG CATTCCATCTCATCTGCCATGGTCAACAGCAAGAGCAGTGCTCGCAGCTTTGAAGCTATTTACAATAAG GCCAAGTATCTTGCTAACACTGTCACTCCAACTGTGACTGTTCTCATCCGTGCTGTGAGGGCTGACCACAAGGTGCAGGGATACCAGATTGCAGCTTACCTCGATAGAACCACCGCCAGGCTGCAGATCATTCTTGCCAACCTGGCTGAGAATGATCACTTTAGAATCTGTGCTGATGGTGTGTTGCTGAGCAACAACAAACTGATG GCCAAGCTTGCCTGGGGAATTGAATGCAAGCAATACCAGACTGAGATCACAGCTGAAACTGGTCTTGTGAATCAAATGCCTGCATTCCGCCTGAAGCTGACCTGGGACAAACTCCCAAGGAACTTGCAGCCCTATGCAAAGGA CGTCTCTGAGTACATTTCCCGTGTTGCTCGTGAAATGGGAGTGGACCTGGCCAAGGTCAAAAATGTTCGCAATCAAATCAAACTGACTGTGGCTGTTGCTACTGAGAAAAGTCTGAATTTGGTGCTGAAGACACCAAAG aCGACCATTTCCAAACTTGGAATCAGTCTTCCCCTTTCTCTGCCAATTGGAAACACTCCTGCTGAGCTGCAAGTATACCAGGACAACTGGGCTGACAAGATCATACACTTGCTCACCAAGGCTCATGCAg CTGAGTGTTCCTTGGTCAAAGACACACTGATCACATtcaacaacaggaaactgaagaatGAGATGCCTCACTCTTGCTACCAGGTGTTGGCTCAGGATTGCACTAAAGAACTCAAATTCATAGTTCTGCTGAAGAGGGACCAAATGCAGCAACAGAACCAGATCAGCCTGAAAATTGCTAACAT TGATGTCGACATGTATCCAAAGAACAATGCTATCGCTTTGATGGTTAATGGAGTCGAGGTCCCCATCAGCAACTTACCATACCATCATCCCgaag gCAAACTTCAGATCCTACAGCGAGAAGATGGCATCACTCTCCATGCTCCCAGCCTTGGTCTTCAGGAGGTCTTCTTCAGTCTGAGCATACTGAAG GTTAAAGTTGTGGACTGGATGAGGGGTCAGACTTGCGGAATGTGTGGAAATGCTGACGGGGAAGTCAGACAGGAGTACCGCACTCCTAACCAACGCCAGACCAAGAATGCAGTCAGTTACGCTCACTCTTGGGTTCTGCCAGGAAAGAGCTGCCGCGATGCCTCTG AGTGTTACATGAAGCTTGAATCAGTAAAGCTGGAGAAGCAAATGATCCTCCATGGTCAGGAGTCCAAATGCTACTCTGTGGAGCCTGTACTTCGTTGTCTGCCTGGCTGCATGCCAGTGAGGACCACTACTGTCACTGTTGGCTTCCACTGTGTGCCAGCTG ATTCAAACATGAACCGCTCTGAGGGTCTGAGCAGCATCTTTGAGAAGAGCATTGACCTCCAGGAAACAGCAGAGGCTCACCTGGCCTGTCGCTGCACCGCTCAGTGCGCTTAA
- the ctbs gene encoding di-N-acetylchitobiase: MNWLFAVLVTTVAVCGANICPCERAELCEQIRQQRDFEVFLFDVGSKTWEFYDWSMVTTVATFGKYDAELLCFAHSKGARVVLKGDVPLSYIVDQENRTAWITEKVNLAKSQFMDGINIDIEQAVDQGSPEFHALTDLVRETTEAFHREIPGSQVSFDVAWSPNCIDKRCYDYVAIAESCDLLFVMSYDEQSQITGDCIAMANAPVAQTLNGYDQYLSLKIDPKKLVMGVPWYGYDYPCLNLSQEGICSIDKVPFRGAPCSDAAGKQKTYKWIMTQVNSSLSGRLWDSEQKAPYFNYKDQSGQIHQVWYDDPQSICLKTNYVKSNGLRGVGMWNANILDYSGETVAKQQTEMMWNALFGC; encoded by the exons ATGAACTGGCTTTTCGCGGTTTTGGTGACGACCGTCGCGGTCTGCGGAGCCAACATTTGTCCGTGTGAGAGAGCAGAGCTGTGTGAGCAGATCCGTCAGCAGAGAGACTTTGAG gtgtttttgtttgatgttggtAGCAAGACGTGGGAGTTCTATGACTGGAGCATGGTAACAACAGTGGCGACATTTGGGAAATATGATGCCGAACTTTTGTGCTTCGCTCACTCCAAAGGAGCACGCGTCGTTCTCAAAG GTGACGTTCCCCTCTCCTACATTGTGGACCAAGAAAACAGGACAGCGTGGATAACAGAGAAAGTCAACTTGGCCAAAAGTCAGTTTATGGATGGAATCAACATCGACATTGAACAAGCGGTGGATCAGGGCTCGCCTGAGTTCCATGCTCTGACCGACCTGGTTAGAGAAACCACTGAGGCTTTCCACAGGGAGATCCCAGGGTCACAG GTCTCCTTCGATGTTGCCTGGTCACCGAACTGTATTGACAAACGCTGCTATGATTACGTTGCCATTGCTGAATCCTGTGACCTGCTTTTTGTCATGTCCTACGATGAGCAAAGTCAGATCACTGGGGATTGTATTGCAATGGCAAACGCCCCAGTCGCGCAAACACTAAATG GCTATGACCAGTATTTGAGTCTGAAGATCGATCCAAAGAAACTAGTGATGGGTGTTCCATGGTACGGCTATGACTACCCATGCCTCAACCTTTCCCAG GAAGGGATATGCTCCATAGACAAAGTTCCTTTCCGTGGAGCTCCCTGCAGTGATGCAGCTGGAAAACAGAAGACATACAAGTGGATCATGACGCAGGTCAACAGCTCGCTGTCAGGCAGGTTATGGGACAGCGAGCAGAAGGCTCCCTACTTCAATTACAAG GACCAGAGTGGACAGATTCATCAGGTCTGGTATGATGATCCACAGAGTATTTGTCTGAAGACAAACTATGTGAAATCTAATGGTCTGAGGGGCGTCGGCATGTGGAATGCCAACATCTTGGACTACAGTGGTGAAACAGTTGCCAAGCAGCAGACAGAGATGATGTGGAATGCCCTGTTTGGATGCTAG